In one window of Synechococcus sp. M16CYN DNA:
- a CDS encoding BMC domain-containing protein, whose amino-acid sequence MATSSSNPRRRGNAGDEAVDAKSINTNTASSSGKSIGSAAPPVKASVSSQKSTVSSSPPKPTSKISTKVMSDSSGVLSGGGEGLGPPSLMSKAPVKGIALGMIETRGMVPAIEAADAMTKAAEVNLICCEYVGGGYVTVMVRGETGAVNAAVRAGADACERVGDGLVAAHIIARPNEGVEPALASTGTVRRS is encoded by the coding sequence ATGGCTACCTCCTCCTCTAACCCCCGTCGCCGCGGTAATGCAGGTGATGAGGCCGTTGATGCGAAGTCAATAAACACAAACACTGCTTCATCTAGTGGAAAGTCCATTGGCTCCGCGGCTCCTCCGGTCAAGGCTTCCGTGTCATCGCAGAAGTCCACGGTGTCTTCCTCCCCCCCGAAACCTACAAGCAAAATCTCCACAAAAGTCATGAGTGACAGTAGTGGCGTACTTTCAGGTGGTGGTGAAGGGTTAGGTCCGCCGAGTTTGATGTCCAAAGCACCAGTCAAGGGTATTGCGCTCGGCATGATCGAAACCCGTGGCATGGTTCCTGCCATTGAGGCGGCAGACGCCATGACGAAGGCTGCAGAAGTAAACTTGATCTGTTGTGAGTACGTTGGTGGCGGTTACGTCACCGTCATGGTGCGTGGCGAGACTGGTGCCGTAAACGCTGCAGTGCGTGCTGGTGCTGATGCATGCGAGCGTGTTGGGGATGGGCTGGTTGCTGCCCATATCATCGCTCGGCCGAATGAGGGAGTGGAGCCTGCACTGGCTAGTACCGGAACAGTCCGCCGCAGTTGA
- a CDS encoding ribulose bisphosphate carboxylase small subunit, which yields MPFQSTVGDYQTVATLETFGFLPPMTQDEIYDQIEYIIAQGWSPLVEHVHPSNSMATYWSYWKLPFFGEKDLNNVVSELEACHRAYPDHHVRIVGYDAYTQSQGSCFVVFEGR from the coding sequence ATGCCTTTCCAGAGCACCGTGGGTGACTATCAAACAGTTGCCACCCTGGAGACCTTCGGTTTCCTACCGCCGATGACGCAGGACGAAATTTACGATCAAATTGAGTACATTATCGCTCAGGGTTGGAGCCCGCTCGTTGAGCACGTCCATCCTTCTAACTCCATGGCCACCTATTGGTCTTATTGGAAGCTTCCTTTCTTTGGTGAAAAGGATTTGAACAATGTGGTTAGTGAGCTTGAAGCTTGTCACCGCGCATACCCCGACCATCACGTACGCATAGTCGGTTACGACGCATACACTCAGAGCCAAGGCTCCTGCTTCGTAGTCTTTGAGGGTCGCTAA
- a CDS encoding CO2 hydration protein translates to MITARASFAPVLPDQGELMRRLLSDIPLLADTPDHLIQVVNILESYGIVLDAYSKNLVDQGKKQLLNPFPVFRFFHEGFSPKRLWDHLLGDRINFEYAEYCQKAMFWHGTGGLDAYLDSKAFQEACQWIIRLKARRDPLLALINGLYPGFAPESIRSLTTIYCLGLFWRVMSDMFVGLAHRYATREIACIRDVVHHIRDGLVAAAANPITYKVNVAEKEIWILPPEAGLTFLADVAVPYVEAVFFRGMPFLGTVSYNAQARQISPDISDFKYGALYADPIPSMGAGIPPSLCMKDMFRHLPEELSSWYDNHGRGQVDVHVQICVSFQKSMFCVTNGAIAGTMPYPLNVTDLNQQMANRAHAEAWSSRLLGCQREALL, encoded by the coding sequence ATGATCACCGCTCGAGCATCATTCGCACCAGTTCTTCCAGATCAGGGCGAGCTGATGCGACGTTTGCTATCGGATATCCCACTACTTGCAGATACACCGGACCATCTTATCCAAGTGGTCAATATTCTTGAGAGTTACGGTATCGTTCTTGACGCTTACAGCAAGAATTTAGTTGATCAAGGCAAGAAACAGTTGTTGAATCCATTCCCAGTATTCCGCTTCTTCCATGAAGGATTTTCACCAAAGCGTCTTTGGGATCATCTGCTGGGTGATCGCATCAACTTTGAATACGCCGAGTATTGCCAGAAGGCGATGTTCTGGCATGGCACTGGAGGCCTAGATGCCTATCTCGACAGTAAAGCCTTTCAGGAAGCCTGCCAATGGATTATTCGGTTGAAAGCTCGTCGGGACCCGTTGTTGGCGCTTATCAACGGTTTATATCCAGGGTTTGCGCCAGAGTCAATTCGATCGCTCACCACAATCTATTGCCTTGGTTTATTCTGGCGAGTGATGAGTGATATGTTCGTCGGCCTGGCTCATCGTTATGCAACCAGGGAAATTGCTTGCATTCGAGACGTAGTCCATCACATTCGAGACGGACTTGTGGCGGCTGCCGCTAACCCGATCACTTATAAAGTAAATGTGGCGGAGAAAGAAATCTGGATATTGCCACCTGAGGCTGGACTCACATTTTTAGCAGACGTCGCCGTCCCTTACGTGGAAGCCGTATTTTTCCGAGGAATGCCCTTTCTTGGCACTGTTTCCTACAACGCACAAGCCCGCCAAATTTCCCCCGACATAAGCGATTTCAAGTATGGTGCCCTTTATGCCGATCCGATTCCAAGTATGGGGGCTGGTATTCCACCGAGTTTATGCATGAAGGATATGTTCCGTCACCTACCGGAGGAACTTAGCAGCTGGTATGACAATCATGGACGCGGACAAGTTGATGTTCATGTGCAAATCTGCGTAAGTTTCCAGAAGTCGATGTTCTGCGTCACAAACGGTGCCATTGCTGGAACCATGCCCTATCCCCTTAACGTGACCGATCTAAATCAACAGATGGCTAACCGTGCCCATGCCGAGGCATGGTCTAGTCGGCTGCTGGGGTGTCAGCGGGAAGCACTCCTTTGA
- a CDS encoding CsoS2 family carboxysome shell protein, translated as MVRLSSRELALERRKALTIVGKKASIAAGNGSNRVRTAADVRLRRRTDASASPPELEASTPAASVSIGQRRWQKLTSSSAYRSQAKPLSRPSRELALARRDALSRRGKAADTSHDCTRAEIVRRTKSTVPAATLGSKKEVFKLGGDSAVSQTSRLALSAPATQLGSRNNDRRSVFLKRRAIDNPSRTLVLARREAMAKHGKTAGRQPTSAAAVARHANPDLTSRELAQRVRQLRAKAGSRNQQSTGITRPSGPNRHGAKQAASADAYWKVGESKTSSGQIVTGTQANRSIKTTGNEASTCRSITGTEYLGAEVFQTFCQSAPETTTPAKVRVTATTHGNRVTGNEVGRSEKVTGDEPGTCKSVTGTEYISATQHAAYCGGVNPSPKKVGQSLTQQGRRVSGVMVGRSSSVTGDEAGADRTLTGDQYLGSDPLPKGRPAAKVGISETVAGASVTGTLVGRSSAVTGDEFGSCHRVTGDQYLSSEQFHSFCGSKPVAEASKVGFSTTNRSLVVSGTQTGRSEQVTGDEPGTCKPVTGTPYAGLEQAGQYCSTSAVQAIRERTPYRPGTPAASMTGIQPGIGGVMTGNERGACETISGTPYVGAEQLSAVCGTEVLASSDRHVQSDEHAPWMSFSVVSPARAAQRRRDSRSSVTGIAYENGHRITGPFDMAGGKVTGTEQFRFDNRELQNSQQQARRFQPTALTAPDVDQKPAEHISRVTGEGSSTKVTGDDWDRGKHVTGTEGASARRRNPTRPGPMSAMASYEKKRNQEVEWPTSRVTGSSGNTDKGSLVTVSGGARG; from the coding sequence ATGGTAAGACTTTCTAGTCGCGAACTTGCGCTTGAGCGCCGAAAGGCTCTCACCATTGTTGGTAAAAAGGCATCTATCGCTGCCGGTAATGGCTCGAATCGTGTTCGCACAGCGGCCGATGTCCGCTTGAGGCGCCGCACCGATGCCAGTGCTTCGCCTCCTGAACTTGAGGCATCAACCCCTGCTGCATCGGTTTCTATTGGTCAGCGACGTTGGCAGAAATTGACATCTTCTTCTGCCTATCGTTCTCAGGCCAAGCCTTTGAGCCGCCCCAGCCGTGAACTGGCGTTGGCCCGCCGTGATGCCTTATCTCGTCGCGGAAAAGCGGCTGACACATCCCATGATTGCACTCGTGCTGAGATTGTCCGTAGAACCAAGTCAACTGTTCCTGCCGCCACACTAGGATCTAAGAAGGAAGTTTTCAAACTCGGTGGAGATAGTGCGGTCTCACAGACATCTCGCCTAGCGTTATCTGCTCCCGCTACTCAACTGGGCAGTCGTAACAATGATCGACGTTCCGTTTTTCTGAAGCGTCGTGCTATCGATAATCCTAGCCGGACACTAGTTTTAGCCCGTAGAGAAGCCATGGCTAAGCATGGCAAGACTGCAGGAAGACAACCAACCAGTGCTGCTGCTGTTGCACGTCATGCGAACCCTGATTTAACCAGTCGGGAGCTCGCCCAGCGAGTCCGTCAGCTTCGTGCTAAGGCAGGTTCTCGAAACCAACAAAGCACCGGAATTACACGTCCAAGTGGTCCGAACCGTCACGGCGCAAAACAGGCTGCTTCTGCTGACGCTTACTGGAAAGTTGGTGAAAGCAAAACATCCTCCGGTCAGATTGTGACTGGTACCCAAGCCAATCGCTCGATAAAGACAACGGGCAACGAAGCCAGCACATGCCGTTCCATCACAGGCACCGAGTATCTCGGTGCCGAAGTGTTTCAAACCTTTTGTCAATCCGCACCCGAGACGACAACACCAGCAAAGGTGCGCGTCACCGCCACTACTCATGGCAACCGAGTGACGGGAAATGAGGTGGGTCGTTCAGAGAAAGTTACTGGTGATGAGCCCGGAACTTGCAAAAGTGTGACCGGTACAGAGTACATATCTGCAACTCAGCATGCCGCTTATTGCGGTGGTGTGAACCCTTCACCCAAGAAGGTTGGTCAGAGCCTTACCCAGCAGGGACGTCGTGTGAGCGGTGTAATGGTGGGTCGTTCCTCCAGCGTGACAGGTGATGAAGCTGGAGCGGACCGCACCCTCACAGGTGATCAATACTTGGGTTCTGATCCATTGCCTAAAGGTCGTCCAGCCGCCAAGGTTGGTATATCCGAGACCGTGGCTGGTGCAAGTGTGACCGGTACCTTGGTGGGTCGTTCATCAGCCGTCACCGGAGATGAGTTTGGGTCCTGCCATCGCGTCACTGGTGACCAATACCTCAGTTCCGAACAGTTCCACTCTTTTTGTGGTTCGAAGCCAGTTGCCGAAGCCTCCAAAGTTGGTTTCAGTACTACCAACCGCAGTCTTGTGGTGAGCGGAACCCAAACCGGGAGATCTGAACAAGTGACTGGTGATGAACCGGGGACTTGCAAGCCTGTCACAGGAACGCCCTATGCAGGCCTTGAGCAGGCTGGTCAGTACTGCAGTACTTCAGCCGTTCAAGCAATTCGCGAACGCACCCCGTATCGCCCAGGTACTCCCGCAGCTTCTATGACAGGTATTCAGCCGGGGATTGGTGGAGTCATGACCGGTAATGAGCGCGGTGCGTGTGAAACGATCTCAGGCACTCCTTACGTCGGTGCTGAACAATTATCAGCTGTTTGTGGAACCGAAGTTCTTGCGAGTTCCGATCGCCATGTTCAGTCCGACGAGCATGCTCCTTGGATGAGCTTTAGTGTCGTATCGCCTGCACGAGCGGCGCAGCGGCGGCGTGATTCGCGATCCTCAGTGACCGGTATCGCTTATGAGAATGGCCATCGCATTACCGGTCCTTTTGACATGGCTGGCGGAAAGGTGACCGGTACAGAACAATTTCGATTTGACAATCGTGAACTTCAAAATTCCCAACAGCAAGCCCGTCGGTTTCAACCGACAGCCCTAACAGCTCCAGACGTAGATCAAAAACCAGCCGAGCACATCTCACGAGTGACCGGCGAAGGTTCGTCTACCAAGGTGACCGGCGATGATTGGGATCGTGGAAAACACGTCACGGGAACCGAAGGTGCATCAGCACGCCGTCGCAATCCCACCCGTCCTGGTCCAATGAGTGCTATGGCTTCCTACGAGAAGAAGCGTAATCAAGAAGTCGAGTGGCCTACAAGCCGTGTAACAGGCTCAAGCGGTAATACCGATAAGGGTTCTTTAGTCACCGTTTCAGGTGGAGCAAGGGGTTGA
- a CDS encoding carboxysome shell carbonic anhydrase — MVRSMSFRNGRPQAPSRRQLRQNQDRSSQKKNSVDLQSGFRDGPVRSTALERRRALATVGKAAVAIQGPLGSDRVRIRNGRPQAPSRRQLRQNQDRSTMPFNSDQSSLSRSNRSHPLTNQAVNDRLRSYEQKVKGGFDRIVPVLQQVSALQHKPDFIVQAQRLSRAELGFDLPNYILERAWIKPLDMRGLFAWCVFESHRLFSDHFFQDDPLQGAQDSSSAREFEQFLLNCGIHLLDITPCADGRLAHTVAYVLRIPFSAVRRRSHAGAMFNVENTVNRWIKTEHSRHREGKPNPFTETTRYLKVVTYHFSSLAPHLHGCAAHASNDELAASAAYKRLLNFREAVENSFCCGASVKLLLIGLDTDTDAIRVHPPNRDSEMVLDQWVCAHELYTATVAMSPDQAMAQIAKALKSAAPGPMDPGMLTFLTHLLSNNCSQIDYVRELYGASYLDVGHAERFIGVGIGFKEVHLRNLTYFAHLDTVEEGAPDLDVGIKIFRNLNISRDLPIPIVVRFDYSGRVPGARDRAIADCKRVNKAIVDRYFDLVYDGLLHTCLTIRDRHQSAPAEIIGSTLDPQSQEAH; from the coding sequence ATGGTTCGCTCCATGTCTTTCCGCAACGGGCGACCTCAGGCTCCTAGTCGTCGTCAGCTGCGACAGAACCAGGATCGCTCTAGCCAAAAAAAGAACTCTGTTGATCTTCAGTCAGGCTTCCGTGACGGTCCGGTCCGCAGCACCGCTCTCGAGCGTCGTCGCGCTCTGGCTACTGTTGGCAAGGCAGCCGTAGCAATTCAAGGACCCCTCGGTTCTGATCGGGTTCGTATCCGCAACGGGCGACCTCAGGCTCCTAGTCGTCGTCAGCTGCGACAGAACCAGGATCGCTCGACAATGCCGTTCAATTCCGATCAGTCCTCGCTTTCCCGCAGTAACCGAAGTCATCCCCTAACCAATCAAGCTGTAAATGACCGCCTGCGTTCTTACGAACAAAAGGTTAAGGGGGGTTTTGACCGCATCGTCCCTGTATTGCAACAGGTGTCTGCTTTGCAGCACAAGCCTGATTTCATTGTCCAAGCCCAGCGTTTGAGCCGTGCCGAGCTTGGCTTCGATTTGCCTAACTATATACTCGAACGCGCTTGGATTAAGCCACTAGATATGCGTGGTTTATTCGCTTGGTGTGTTTTCGAAAGCCATCGCTTATTTAGTGATCACTTTTTTCAAGACGACCCTCTCCAGGGTGCACAAGATAGCTCCTCTGCTCGGGAATTTGAACAATTTCTGCTGAATTGCGGCATCCACCTCTTAGACATCACGCCGTGCGCTGATGGTCGCTTGGCTCATACCGTTGCCTATGTTCTACGCATTCCTTTCAGTGCCGTGCGTCGCCGTTCCCATGCTGGTGCCATGTTTAATGTGGAAAACACGGTGAACCGCTGGATTAAAACTGAACACAGTCGCCATCGTGAAGGTAAACCCAACCCCTTCACAGAAACGACCCGTTATTTGAAAGTAGTAACGTACCACTTTAGTTCCTTAGCGCCTCATCTTCACGGCTGTGCTGCACATGCCAGTAACGACGAGTTAGCTGCATCGGCCGCTTATAAGCGTCTTCTTAATTTCCGAGAAGCCGTGGAGAATAGCTTCTGCTGTGGAGCCTCCGTAAAACTTCTGCTAATTGGTCTCGATACCGATACTGACGCAATTCGCGTCCACCCACCCAATAGAGATAGTGAAATGGTTCTTGATCAGTGGGTGTGTGCGCATGAACTTTATACTGCAACCGTAGCCATGTCTCCTGATCAGGCGATGGCTCAAATTGCCAAAGCATTGAAGTCAGCCGCCCCTGGTCCTATGGATCCTGGCATGCTCACCTTCTTAACGCATTTGTTATCTAACAACTGCTCACAAATTGATTACGTGCGGGAGCTTTACGGGGCTTCTTATCTCGATGTCGGTCATGCTGAAAGGTTCATTGGTGTGGGTATTGGTTTTAAAGAGGTTCATTTACGCAATCTCACATACTTCGCTCACCTAGATACGGTCGAGGAGGGGGCTCCTGATCTCGATGTCGGTATCAAAATCTTTCGGAATTTAAACATTTCTCGTGATTTGCCAATTCCAATTGTGGTGCGTTTTGATTATTCCGGTCGTGTTCCTGGTGCCCGCGATCGAGCAATTGCAGATTGCAAACGTGTGAATAAAGCTATCGTCGACCGCTATTTTGACTTGGTCTACGATGGCTTGCTGCACACATGCCTGACTATTCGCGATAGGCATCAATCGGCTCCGGCCGAGATTATCGGCTCCACGCTCGATCCTCAAAGTCAGGAGGCTCACTGA
- a CDS encoding NAD(P)H-quinone oxidoreductase subunit F, protein MNQEISLSIQTAWLIPLYGFVGTLVALPWAAGLFRRQAHRPAAYLNILLTLLAFIHGSLILKEVFESGSVDLVFPWLTVAELKLDISFSLSLTNLVALELITGLSLFSQIYSLGYMDKEWALARFFALLGFFEGAMSGVVLSNSLFQSYFLLEMLTLSTYLLVGFWYAQPLVITAARDAFLTKRVGDVLLLMGVVALCTFSGGMGFNDLYTWAAQDSLSPLAATLLGLGLIAGPTGKCAQFPMHLWLDEAMEGPNPASILRNSVVVTCGAIVLLKVMPILQHAPIALTVLLVIGSISSIGGSLVALAQVDIKRTLSYSTTAHLGLVFITIALQIPVLTLLLLFSHAVSKALLSMSIGGVIAATNCQDITELGGLGSRMPATTTSFLIGAAGLVGFLPLGGFLAMAQSIDLLSARSIPFVAIFLMTNSLTALGLVRVFRHVFLGDALIKSRRAAEVNWQMALPMVGLCVVVLLTPVFLVRLESLDGLLAFPLWAAVLVVGSGLIGLLLGILIPLSKAWSRSLNPVLRWFQDLLAYDFYTERFYRLTIVNVVAGFSRLAYWFDRNVVDGLLHGVARLSMQSAEGLKLSVGGQSQSYVLTVLVAIVFFLTAVSWLLT, encoded by the coding sequence TTGAATCAGGAGATTTCCCTTTCAATCCAAACCGCCTGGCTGATTCCGCTATACGGATTCGTTGGGACGTTAGTTGCTCTGCCGTGGGCAGCAGGTTTGTTTCGGCGCCAAGCCCATAGGCCAGCGGCCTATCTCAACATCTTGCTCACGTTGCTGGCTTTTATACACGGCAGCTTGATTCTTAAGGAAGTATTTGAGTCAGGTTCAGTTGATCTTGTTTTTCCATGGCTCACCGTGGCTGAATTGAAGCTTGATATCAGTTTCAGTTTGTCTCTTACGAATTTAGTAGCCCTGGAACTAATTACTGGCCTGAGCCTTTTTTCTCAGATTTATTCCCTTGGATATATGGACAAAGAATGGGCATTAGCTCGTTTTTTTGCGCTGCTTGGATTTTTTGAGGGGGCGATGAGTGGCGTTGTTTTGAGCAATTCCCTCTTTCAGAGTTACTTTTTGCTGGAAATGCTTACGCTTTCAACCTACTTACTCGTGGGTTTCTGGTACGCACAGCCTCTTGTGATCACGGCTGCTCGTGACGCCTTCTTGACCAAACGGGTCGGAGATGTGCTGTTGCTCATGGGAGTTGTAGCACTGTGTACTTTCTCAGGAGGTATGGGCTTTAACGACCTCTATACCTGGGCAGCACAAGATTCTTTATCTCCCTTGGCAGCGACCTTACTCGGTCTGGGTTTGATTGCCGGACCGACGGGCAAGTGCGCCCAGTTCCCAATGCACCTTTGGTTAGACGAGGCGATGGAAGGGCCAAACCCCGCCTCCATTTTGCGAAATTCTGTTGTGGTGACCTGCGGTGCCATTGTACTTCTTAAAGTGATGCCGATCCTTCAACACGCGCCGATTGCCCTAACCGTCCTTCTTGTGATTGGCAGCATTAGTTCCATTGGAGGGTCTTTAGTAGCTCTTGCTCAAGTGGATATCAAGCGGACGCTTTCTTATTCCACAACAGCTCACCTGGGTTTGGTGTTTATCACCATTGCTTTGCAGATCCCAGTGCTAACGCTCTTACTACTCTTTTCCCATGCGGTATCGAAAGCCCTACTTTCGATGAGTATTGGTGGAGTGATTGCCGCAACGAATTGCCAAGACATAACCGAACTTGGTGGACTTGGAAGCCGAATGCCTGCAACAACAACATCTTTTTTGATTGGTGCTGCCGGACTTGTTGGTTTCTTGCCCCTGGGAGGTTTTCTGGCTATGGCTCAATCTATTGATCTACTGAGCGCTCGCTCCATACCTTTTGTGGCCATTTTTCTGATGACCAATTCCCTGACGGCCTTGGGCTTGGTTCGGGTCTTCCGCCATGTCTTTCTTGGCGATGCTCTGATTAAGTCCCGTCGAGCAGCCGAGGTGAACTGGCAGATGGCACTGCCAATGGTTGGCTTGTGTGTAGTTGTGCTGCTGACTCCCGTGTTTTTGGTTAGGCTCGAGTCCCTCGATGGCTTGTTGGCCTTCCCTTTGTGGGCTGCTGTTCTCGTAGTTGGTAGTGGCCTGATTGGTTTACTGTTAGGCATTCTTATTCCTCTTAGTAAAGCCTGGTCTCGCTCACTTAACCCTGTCTTGCGCTGGTTTCAAGACCTCCTAGCCTACGATTTCTATACAGAGCGTTTTTATCGGCTCACTATCGTCAACGTCGTGGCTGGGTTCTCGCGCCTTGCTTATTGGTTTGATCGTAATGTTGTAGACGGACTTTTACATGGTGTGGCGCGCTTATCTATGCAAAGCGCCGAAGGTCTAAAACTCAGCGTTGGCGGCCAGAGTCAGTCTTACGTGCTCACGGTACTTGTAGCCATTGTTTTTTTCCTTACTGCAGTGAGCTGGCTGCTTACTTAA
- a CDS encoding carboxysome peptide A, whose translation MLIVKIIKPLVSTNRIPDFEHKHLQVVLDGSTKKVAVDAVGAKPGDWVICVSSSAAREAAGSKSYPSDLTIVGIIDHWEPDPPKGSALLTSPSPHSEPSGGSAR comes from the coding sequence ATGCTTATTGTCAAGATCATCAAACCCCTTGTCTCAACGAATAGGATTCCCGACTTTGAGCATAAACATCTTCAGGTAGTACTCGATGGCAGCACTAAAAAGGTCGCTGTTGATGCCGTTGGTGCGAAACCTGGGGACTGGGTAATTTGTGTGAGTAGTTCCGCTGCAAGGGAAGCTGCAGGCAGTAAATCGTACCCTAGTGATTTAACAATCGTAGGGATAATCGATCACTGGGAGCCTGATCCTCCCAAAGGCTCTGCGCTTTTAACTAGCCCCTCCCCCCATTCAGAACCCTCGGGAGGTTCGGCACGCTGA
- a CDS encoding NADH-quinone oxidoreductase subunit M: protein MLLSLLLLIPFSGALALSIWPGKQTSSRLRTGTIALLTIQCVTSFTLLLLFDPTDPKSQLLEQARWVRSIGLDYALAVDGLSLPLIFMNGTLCLVAAVASRFIENRPRIYFALLLVICGAVNGAFLSKNLLLFFLFYELELIPLWLLIAVWGGANRFYAATKFLIVTAVSGMLILGAFFGLALATGTMDFSLRPITSNELNLTTQLLLMGALLIGFGIKIPLFPFHTWLPDAHTEASTPVSVLLAGVLLKLGAYGLLRFCLGLFPEAWQVAAPWLAVWAAISILYGSLAAIAQTDMKRMVAYSSVGHMGYVLLAAAAATPLGLMGALFQMVSHGLISGVLFLLVGTVYARTGTRDLTVLRGLLNPERGLPLTGSLMIIGVMASAGIPGMAGFISEFLIFRGSLQPFPVATLLSMIGSGLTAVYFLLLVNRAFFGRLAIAPGEISNPRILDRVALYEQIPAIALSLGILTLGLVPALLSNLSEATTTGLSQLNGGLS from the coding sequence ATGTTGCTTTCGCTCCTACTCCTGATTCCGTTTTCCGGAGCTCTTGCCCTAAGCATTTGGCCCGGCAAGCAGACAAGTTCCCGTTTGCGGACGGGAACAATCGCGCTACTGACGATCCAGTGCGTTACTAGTTTTACTCTGTTGCTGCTCTTCGATCCCACAGATCCTAAATCACAGCTACTGGAACAAGCTCGCTGGGTGCGCTCAATCGGTCTTGATTACGCCCTTGCAGTAGATGGTTTGTCACTACCGCTAATATTCATGAATGGGACTCTTTGTCTTGTTGCAGCAGTAGCATCCCGTTTCATCGAAAACCGACCGAGGATTTACTTCGCCTTATTGCTGGTGATTTGTGGTGCTGTAAATGGGGCTTTTTTATCCAAAAACCTATTGCTTTTCTTCCTATTTTATGAATTGGAATTGATTCCCCTCTGGTTGTTGATTGCAGTATGGGGGGGTGCTAATCGCTTTTATGCAGCCACTAAGTTCTTAATTGTCACTGCTGTGTCTGGGATGTTGATTCTGGGTGCCTTTTTTGGCTTGGCTCTGGCGACAGGAACTATGGATTTTAGTTTAAGACCCATCACTAGCAACGAATTAAACCTAACAACTCAGCTCTTGTTGATGGGGGCTCTCCTGATTGGTTTTGGAATTAAGATCCCTCTCTTTCCATTCCATACCTGGCTGCCAGATGCCCATACTGAGGCCTCAACTCCTGTTTCGGTTCTTCTTGCTGGTGTCCTTTTAAAACTGGGAGCTTACGGCTTGTTGCGCTTCTGTCTCGGCTTATTTCCTGAGGCTTGGCAGGTAGCTGCCCCGTGGCTTGCCGTTTGGGCGGCAATCTCAATTTTGTATGGCTCACTAGCTGCCATTGCGCAAACCGACATGAAACGGATGGTGGCGTACAGCTCTGTAGGACATATGGGTTACGTGCTACTGGCAGCAGCAGCGGCCACTCCCCTCGGTTTAATGGGGGCATTGTTTCAGATGGTGAGTCATGGATTAATCTCTGGTGTGCTTTTCCTGCTGGTTGGTACCGTTTATGCCCGCACAGGAACACGAGACCTTACCGTGTTGCGCGGTCTATTGAATCCTGAACGGGGACTTCCTCTTACCGGATCTCTGATGATAATCGGTGTGATGGCTAGTGCGGGCATTCCTGGGATGGCTGGTTTCATCTCTGAATTTCTGATCTTCCGCGGCAGTCTTCAACCCTTCCCCGTTGCAACACTACTTTCGATGATAGGTTCTGGCCTCACGGCTGTGTATTTCCTACTGCTTGTAAACCGTGCTTTCTTTGGCCGTCTTGCCATCGCTCCTGGTGAGATATCCAATCCCCGTATTCTTGATCGTGTCGCTTTATATGAGCAAATCCCAGCTATTGCACTCAGCCTGGGAATTCTTACTCTGGGTTTGGTTCCCGCGTTGCTGTCGAATCTCAGTGAAGCAACTACAACCGGTCTAAGTCAGCTCAACGGAGGTTTGTCATGA
- a CDS encoding carboxysome peptide B, which yields MEIMQVMGTLVCTFRVAGLDHMHLRILVNNKGKKLVAVDPVGARMGNWVFTASGSAARHACPNNTVLTDLTIGGIIDHWMPDG from the coding sequence ATGGAGATTATGCAAGTGATGGGCACTCTAGTTTGTACGTTCCGCGTCGCAGGACTCGATCATATGCACTTGCGCATTCTTGTCAACAACAAGGGCAAAAAGTTAGTCGCTGTTGATCCGGTCGGTGCCCGAATGGGAAACTGGGTGTTTACAGCCAGCGGCTCGGCTGCTCGTCATGCCTGCCCCAATAATACGGTGCTCACTGACTTAACCATCGGCGGAATCATTGATCACTGGATGCCGGATGGATAG